The proteins below are encoded in one region of Sebastes fasciatus isolate fSebFas1 chromosome 16, fSebFas1.pri, whole genome shotgun sequence:
- the irf1b gene encoding interferon regulatory factor 1b isoform X1 codes for MPVSRMRMRPWLEQQIESQSVSGLTWLDKDKTMFSIPWKHAARHGWELDKDACLFKQWAIHTGKYVEGQACDPKTWKANFRCAMNSLPDIEEVKDRSVNKGHKAVRVFRMLPTSPKCRDKRSKAKETKLRKKGPMIKVEEDEDCSDTHSPMHESMQEDTSSTQENTVDSTVHTEQQDFTFVAPSEVPDWSLSIEIGPSSFPSNFCQRFEVSPEHSDDFDYTDDIIQICQQLERDSTWSLDGKGFLSNEACTSPGSQWSESSSVDELEELPQYTTLGTDFSNPTDDLWNSFCQQMPML; via the exons ATGCCAGTGTCAAGGATGAGGATGAGGCCATGGCTGGAGCAGCAGATCGAGTCACAGTCTGTCTCCGGTCTGACTTGGTTGGACAAG GATAAGACAATGTTCTCCATCCCCTGGAAGCATGCCGCTCGTCACGGCTGGGAGCTGGACAAAGACGCATGTCTGTTCAAGCAGTGGGCCATCCACACAG GGAAATACGTGGAAGGTCAGGCCTGTGACCCAAAGACATGGAAAGCCAACTTCCGCTGCGCGATGAACTCGCTGCCCGACATCGAGGAGGTGAAAGATAGGAGCGTCAACAAAGGACACAAAGCTGTGCGCGTCTTCAGGATGCTGCCTACCAGTCCAAAATGTAGAG ACAAACGAAGCAAAGCAAAGGAAACAAAGCTGAGGAAGAAG GGCCCGATGATCAAGGTGGAGGAAGACGAAGACTGCAGCGACACTCACTCTCCCATGCACGAGTCAATGCAGGAAGACACCTCGTCCACTCAGGAGAACACAGTCGACAGCACAGTGCACACCGAGCAGCAAG ACTTCACATTCGTGGCTCCATCTGAGGTTCCTGACTGGTCTTTGTCAATTGAAATCGGCCCGAGTAGCTTTCCAAGCAACTTCTGCCAGAGATTTGAAGTTTCACCTGAGCACAGCGACG ATTTCGACTACACCGACGACATTATCCAG ATTTGCCAGCAACTGGAGAGAGACTCAACCTGGAGTTTAGACGGCAAGGGGTTCCTGAGCAATGAAGCATGCACCAGTCCAGGGAGCCAGTGGAGTGAATCTTCCTCAG tCGACGAGCTAGAGGAACTGCCACAGTACACGACTTTGGGCACAGACTTCTCAAACCCCACAGACGACTTGTGGAACAGCTTTTGTCAACAGATGCCAATGCTTTGA
- the irf1b gene encoding interferon regulatory factor 1b isoform X2 — protein sequence MPVSRMRMRPWLEQQIESQSVSGLTWLDKDKTMFSIPWKHAARHGWELDKDACLFKQWAIHTGKYVEGQACDPKTWKANFRCAMNSLPDIEEVKDRSVNKGHKAVRVFRMLPTSPKCRDKRSKAKETKLRKKGPMIKVEEDEDCSDTHSPMHESMQEDTSSTQENTVDSTVHTEQQDFTFVAPSEVPDWSLSIEIGPSSFPSNFCQRFEVSPEHSDDFDYTDDIIQSTS from the exons ATGCCAGTGTCAAGGATGAGGATGAGGCCATGGCTGGAGCAGCAGATCGAGTCACAGTCTGTCTCCGGTCTGACTTGGTTGGACAAG GATAAGACAATGTTCTCCATCCCCTGGAAGCATGCCGCTCGTCACGGCTGGGAGCTGGACAAAGACGCATGTCTGTTCAAGCAGTGGGCCATCCACACAG GGAAATACGTGGAAGGTCAGGCCTGTGACCCAAAGACATGGAAAGCCAACTTCCGCTGCGCGATGAACTCGCTGCCCGACATCGAGGAGGTGAAAGATAGGAGCGTCAACAAAGGACACAAAGCTGTGCGCGTCTTCAGGATGCTGCCTACCAGTCCAAAATGTAGAG ACAAACGAAGCAAAGCAAAGGAAACAAAGCTGAGGAAGAAG GGCCCGATGATCAAGGTGGAGGAAGACGAAGACTGCAGCGACACTCACTCTCCCATGCACGAGTCAATGCAGGAAGACACCTCGTCCACTCAGGAGAACACAGTCGACAGCACAGTGCACACCGAGCAGCAAG ACTTCACATTCGTGGCTCCATCTGAGGTTCCTGACTGGTCTTTGTCAATTGAAATCGGCCCGAGTAGCTTTCCAAGCAACTTCTGCCAGAGATTTGAAGTTTCACCTGAGCACAGCGACG ATTTCGACTACACCGACGACATTATCCAG tCGACGAGCTAG